From a single Paenibacillus sp. FSL W8-0426 genomic region:
- a CDS encoding family 43 glycosylhydrolase, producing the protein MEFQQRVLNDIQPLIEQRADPFMYRHSDGYYYFVASVPEYDRIEIRRAENLEGLVTSTPVVIWRKRETGILSANIWAPELHFIDDKWYVYFAAAHTTDTNEGLFDHRMYVLENESANPLEGSWTERGQVRTAWESFSLDATTFEHNGSRYYVWAQKDPNIEGNSNLYISKMSNPWTLTGPQTMISMPEYDWEIIGYKVNEGAAFLRKGNRVFLSYSASATDFNYCMGLLEADADADLLDAASWRKSQAAVFSTDESISMYGPGHNSFTVSETGEMTLFVFHARTYKNIIGDPLYDPNRHTFVTELLWTADGRPDFRGSVAALARSVQ; encoded by the coding sequence ATGGAATTCCAACAAAGAGTGTTAAACGACATTCAACCATTAATCGAGCAGAGAGCAGATCCTTTTATGTACCGACATTCGGACGGTTATTATTACTTCGTAGCATCCGTTCCGGAGTATGATCGGATTGAAATCCGTAGAGCTGAGAACCTTGAGGGGCTTGTTACATCAACTCCTGTAGTGATCTGGAGAAAGCGCGAGACGGGTATCCTTAGTGCCAATATTTGGGCGCCTGAACTGCATTTTATTGATGACAAATGGTACGTATATTTCGCTGCCGCACACACGACGGATACGAATGAAGGCTTGTTCGACCATCGGATGTACGTGCTAGAGAATGAAAGTGCCAATCCGCTTGAAGGCAGTTGGACGGAAAGAGGGCAGGTTCGTACCGCGTGGGAAAGCTTCTCCCTCGATGCCACTACCTTTGAGCATAATGGCAGCCGTTATTACGTATGGGCACAAAAGGATCCGAATATCGAAGGTAACTCTAATCTGTATATATCTAAAATGAGCAATCCGTGGACGCTGACTGGACCGCAAACGATGATTTCGATGCCGGAATATGACTGGGAGATCATTGGTTATAAAGTGAACGAAGGCGCGGCATTTCTTCGCAAGGGTAATCGGGTATTCCTCTCTTACTCGGCTAGCGCCACAGATTTCAATTATTGCATGGGCCTGCTTGAAGCCGATGCGGATGCTGATTTGCTCGATGCCGCCTCATGGCGCAAGTCGCAAGCAGCGGTTTTCTCGACAGATGAGAGCATCTCTATGTATGGTCCCGGTCATAATTCCTTCACGGTGTCAGAGACGGGCGAAATGACGCTATTTGTGTTCCACGCAAGAACATACAAGAACATTATAGGAGATCCGCTATACGATCCGAATCGCCATACATTTGTGACAGAGCTTTTGTGGACGGCTGACGGCAGACCCGATTTCCGCGGCTCTGTTGCAGCACTTGCACGTTCTGTACAGTGA
- a CDS encoding ABC transporter ATP-binding protein encodes MNAIEVNNLTKRYGAARGIEDVSFDVKEGEIFGFIGPNGAGKSTTIRTLLSLIYPTSGRAEIFGRDFIKQSVEIKKEIGYLPSEVFYYDKMKVIDLLKYSASFYKKDCGKRMMELAEIMDLDLNRKIDDLSYGNRKKVGIVQGLQHQPKLIILDEPTGGLDPLMQQRFFDLLAEENRKGTTILFSSHILSEVQKMCDRVAIIKEGKIISLEKISTLRANSYKRIQAELTDQADPKLFSIDGVSNAVAQGKQLSFLYKGDINSILRKLSEVPLSNLLIEEPSLEEIFMHYYGKESEKR; translated from the coding sequence ATGAATGCAATCGAGGTTAATAACTTGACCAAACGATACGGCGCTGCCCGAGGAATTGAAGATGTAAGCTTCGACGTGAAGGAAGGCGAAATTTTCGGTTTTATCGGACCGAACGGAGCCGGAAAATCGACCACGATTCGAACGTTACTGTCGCTCATCTATCCTACAAGCGGGAGAGCAGAAATTTTCGGAAGAGACTTCATCAAGCAAAGCGTGGAAATCAAAAAGGAAATCGGATACTTGCCCTCGGAAGTTTTTTATTACGACAAGATGAAAGTCATCGATCTTTTGAAGTATTCGGCCAGCTTTTACAAGAAGGACTGCGGCAAACGGATGATGGAGCTGGCAGAAATCATGGACCTCGATCTGAATAGGAAAATCGATGATCTGTCTTACGGGAACCGCAAGAAAGTAGGCATCGTACAGGGGCTGCAGCACCAACCGAAGCTTATCATCCTCGACGAGCCGACCGGAGGCTTGGATCCGCTGATGCAGCAACGATTTTTCGATCTTCTTGCGGAGGAAAACCGAAAAGGGACGACGATTTTGTTTTCTTCGCATATTCTAAGCGAGGTTCAAAAAATGTGCGACCGCGTTGCCATTATCAAGGAAGGGAAAATCATCAGCCTCGAAAAGATAAGCACGCTGCGGGCAAACAGCTATAAAAGAATTCAAGCCGAACTAACGGACCAAGCCGATCCGAAGCTTTTCTCGATAGACGGCGTAAGCAATGCGGTAGCGCAGGGGAAACAGCTCAGCTTCCTTTACAAGGGGGATATCAATTCGATTCTTCGCAAGCTTTCGGAAGTTCCGCTATCGAATCTTCTGATCGAAGAGCCTAGTCTTGAGGAAATTTTCATGCATTACTACGGGAAGGAAAGTGAGAAGCGGTGA
- a CDS encoding extracellular solute-binding protein codes for MKKRSALISIVTLLIMSLVFTACGTPSDSKTETQQLGANAGENATELSFWTFVDLHGKHLDKMLGLWNQQNPDKQIKLNVTVMPYDDMHNKLLLAVTSGKGAPDIADIELGQFPKFLEGDNVPLESLNDVFAPYKDVVVPSRVEIYSKADQVYGFDYHVGATLAFYNTEILEQAGVDYKTIKTWEDYKQAGIKVYEKTGKYLGTADTSATWQASLLLAQQNADFTDENGNPKVNSPEMIKAYEMLVDLQKNNVIHTIPGGQPDTEEAKGEYNKGNYASALMPEWYMSRFVNEMKDLKGKYAIAPLPVFEEGNPRSVGLGGTGTVVTKNGKDVQLAKEFVAFAKLSKEATTEIWNTLGFDPINMEVWKDDAVTKNPDNEYVQYFKTNAFDTLNEIKDEIQAIKSVKASPTIGNVFNTVTLNAIFEDGQDVKEALDEAQEAIEQELK; via the coding sequence ATGAAAAAACGCAGTGCTTTAATCTCCATCGTTACACTCCTTATTATGTCACTTGTTTTTACAGCATGTGGTACTCCTTCTGATTCAAAAACGGAAACACAGCAGTTAGGCGCTAATGCCGGTGAGAATGCAACAGAATTATCATTTTGGACATTTGTAGATTTGCACGGCAAGCATTTGGATAAAATGCTGGGGTTATGGAACCAACAGAACCCAGACAAACAGATTAAGTTGAATGTAACGGTTATGCCTTACGATGATATGCACAACAAGCTCTTATTGGCAGTTACAAGCGGAAAAGGTGCTCCTGATATCGCGGATATTGAGCTTGGTCAATTTCCTAAATTCTTGGAAGGTGACAACGTTCCACTGGAATCTTTGAATGATGTATTTGCACCATACAAAGACGTTGTTGTTCCTTCACGTGTCGAGATTTACTCCAAAGCCGACCAGGTTTATGGCTTTGATTATCACGTAGGTGCTACGCTTGCTTTCTACAACACTGAAATTCTCGAACAAGCAGGTGTTGACTACAAGACAATCAAAACCTGGGAAGATTACAAACAAGCAGGTATCAAGGTTTATGAAAAAACTGGCAAGTACTTAGGTACTGCTGATACATCAGCAACGTGGCAAGCTTCGCTGCTGCTAGCTCAGCAAAACGCTGATTTTACAGATGAAAATGGTAATCCAAAAGTGAACTCGCCTGAAATGATTAAAGCGTATGAAATGTTAGTCGATCTGCAGAAGAACAATGTTATTCATACGATCCCTGGTGGGCAACCCGACACAGAAGAAGCAAAAGGCGAATACAACAAAGGAAACTACGCAAGCGCATTGATGCCTGAGTGGTACATGTCCCGCTTTGTAAACGAAATGAAGGATCTGAAAGGTAAGTATGCCATTGCTCCATTGCCTGTATTTGAAGAAGGCAATCCTCGTTCTGTTGGCTTAGGCGGTACTGGCACAGTTGTTACTAAGAATGGTAAAGACGTTCAGTTGGCAAAAGAATTTGTAGCCTTTGCTAAGCTTTCGAAAGAAGCTACTACTGAAATCTGGAATACACTTGGATTCGATCCAATCAACATGGAAGTATGGAAAGATGATGCAGTAACGAAAAACCCTGATAATGAATACGTCCAATACTTTAAAACAAATGCGTTTGATACTTTGAATGAAATCAAAGACGAAATTCAAGCGATCAAATCCGTTAAGGCTTCACCGACGATCGGCAATGTCTTCAATACGGTTACTTTGAATGCGATCTTTGAAGATGGCCAAGACGTGAAGGAAGCGCTGGATGAAGCACAAGAAGCAATTGAACAAGAATTGAAATAA
- a CDS encoding aminoglycoside phosphotransferase family protein, protein MRDSVVTQAERIVSDVLLEKVKTSYQVIGKGFVNQVFVVETESRKVVVRMNDSGTYPSYVKEKWCIEQAAAIGIPGPEVLSIGIIDRTAYMIQAFVDGDNGVDSTVFKSDIWRQLGQYAKLIHSIPVKGYGENLIDPVHGEFHSPSHAGSDGSWLGYVQYNINSLTEYDRLIELGVINPMKSQRVRKLFENLKKETFRFGLIHGDISLKNTIVNQTGQVILLDWGNAEVRTVPHGEIIWLMRCHILDGNPNIEEFKAFLDGYGISEENLTDMRHLLLLSAFDNLRWAIDRNPDLIESYAAFAKKVVDMIMD, encoded by the coding sequence GTGAGAGACTCTGTAGTTACACAAGCAGAACGAATTGTAAGCGATGTACTTCTTGAAAAAGTAAAAACATCATACCAGGTCATAGGGAAAGGCTTCGTAAATCAGGTTTTCGTAGTCGAAACAGAGAGTCGTAAAGTCGTTGTTCGCATGAACGACTCAGGTACATATCCAAGCTATGTGAAAGAAAAATGGTGTATTGAACAAGCTGCGGCAATTGGCATTCCCGGACCTGAGGTGTTGTCTATTGGCATAATTGATAGAACTGCATATATGATTCAAGCTTTCGTTGATGGAGACAACGGGGTAGATAGTACGGTTTTTAAGTCCGATATTTGGAGGCAGCTTGGCCAATATGCCAAACTTATTCATTCGATCCCAGTGAAGGGATATGGGGAAAATCTGATAGATCCAGTCCATGGTGAGTTTCATTCACCCTCGCATGCAGGGTCGGACGGCAGTTGGCTAGGATATGTGCAATATAATATCAATAGTTTGACGGAGTATGATCGATTGATTGAGCTTGGAGTAATCAATCCAATGAAATCGCAGAGAGTGCGAAAACTGTTTGAGAATTTGAAAAAAGAAACGTTCCGCTTCGGTTTAATTCATGGAGATATTTCATTGAAGAATACGATCGTCAATCAGACTGGACAAGTAATATTATTGGATTGGGGTAATGCAGAAGTAAGAACGGTGCCGCATGGAGAAATTATTTGGCTGATGCGGTGCCATATCCTAGACGGAAATCCGAATATAGAAGAATTCAAAGCATTTCTAGACGGGTACGGAATAAGTGAAGAAAACCTGACTGATATGAGACATTTGCTGCTATTAAGCGCGTTTGATAACCTCAGATGGGCCATTGATCGAAATCCGGACCTGATCGAATCCTATGCTGCGTTCGCTAAAAAAGTTGTTGATATGATTATGGACTAG
- a CDS encoding TetR family transcriptional regulator — translation MSDLSEQARESREKILRAAKELFSTKGFDGTSVREISEKSNVKKALIFYYFKNKEEILQSLLDTFILEMKQEAIKRLSEERYDMQQQGKLTFQLDKFKYSHSDNEAIDRHMDAAIRQSLDFFLNRKAILRILFDESLKKGSHSSILFRITDLLRDQEEEGIPNTLGQHGYPLQIDNKSLVERFFTGLMPMLSFVVYFDEWKAHYKMSDEECKDAFVQSYKTTYGNHYR, via the coding sequence TTGAGCGATTTATCGGAACAAGCCAGAGAAAGCAGAGAGAAAATATTGAGGGCGGCCAAGGAGCTTTTTTCGACGAAAGGCTTTGACGGCACTTCTGTAAGGGAAATTTCAGAAAAATCCAACGTCAAGAAAGCGCTCATTTTTTATTATTTCAAAAATAAAGAAGAGATTTTGCAGAGTCTTCTGGACACGTTCATTCTCGAAATGAAGCAAGAGGCAATCAAGCGGCTGTCCGAGGAACGATACGACATGCAACAACAAGGAAAATTAACATTCCAGCTCGACAAGTTCAAGTATTCCCATTCAGACAACGAAGCGATCGATCGGCATATGGATGCCGCCATCCGTCAGTCCCTGGATTTCTTTTTGAATAGAAAAGCGATATTGCGCATCTTGTTCGACGAGTCGTTGAAAAAAGGAAGCCACAGCTCCATCCTATTCCGAATTACCGACCTGCTCCGCGACCAAGAAGAGGAAGGCATACCGAACACATTGGGGCAACACGGATATCCTTTGCAAATCGACAACAAGTCATTGGTGGAGCGGTTTTTCACAGGGCTTATGCCGATGCTTAGTTTTGTTGTTTATTTTGATGAATGGAAAGCCCACTACAAAATGTCGGATGAAGAATGCAAAGATGCATTCGTCCAAAGCTATAAAACGACTTATGGGAATCATTATCGGTAG
- a CDS encoding carbohydrate ABC transporter permease — translation MNNLISRIVIICLFIILFVIIMIPFYAVALSSFKPGESLIRYGLNLSLDFSIMSFDNFIYLFTGEHDYFVWFWNSMTLTIVQVVLTLFVSAFVGYGFAAYDFKGKNFLFICVLLIMMVPFEILLVPLYSLINDLKMVNSYSAIILPGIANAATIFFFRQYLRSIPKEIIQSGRVDGANEYAIYFRLIMPIMKPSFAAMAILNGMNSWNNLLWPFMVLGDQSKFTLPIGLKTLLTPYGNNYDLLIVGSFFSILPIFILFIAFQKYFIDGMTAGAVKG, via the coding sequence ATGAATAATTTAATTTCCAGAATAGTTATTATTTGTTTGTTCATTATACTATTCGTTATAATTATGATTCCATTCTATGCAGTGGCCCTATCTTCCTTTAAACCAGGTGAATCATTAATTCGATATGGTCTTAACCTAAGTTTGGATTTTAGTATTATGAGTTTTGACAATTTCATCTATCTGTTTACTGGAGAACATGATTACTTTGTATGGTTTTGGAACAGCATGACTTTAACAATCGTTCAAGTAGTTCTAACACTTTTTGTAAGCGCATTTGTTGGATATGGTTTTGCAGCATATGATTTTAAAGGTAAGAACTTCCTCTTTATATGTGTTTTGCTCATTATGATGGTGCCTTTCGAAATACTGCTGGTTCCTTTGTACAGCCTAATTAATGATTTGAAAATGGTGAATAGCTATTCAGCAATCATTCTGCCGGGTATAGCCAATGCCGCAACCATATTTTTCTTCAGGCAATATCTAAGAAGCATACCCAAAGAAATTATTCAATCTGGGCGGGTTGATGGCGCAAACGAGTATGCGATTTATTTCAGACTAATTATGCCGATTATGAAGCCATCCTTTGCGGCAATGGCCATTCTGAATGGTATGAATAGCTGGAATAATCTGTTGTGGCCATTCATGGTGCTCGGAGATCAGAGTAAATTTACACTTCCAATCGGTTTGAAAACGTTGTTAACTCCTTATGGCAATAATTATGACCTTTTGATCGTGGGCTCCTTCTTCTCCATCCTTCCAATTTTCATCCTGTTTATTGCTTTCCAGAAATATTTCATAGACGGTATGACTGCAGGTGCTGTTAAAGGGTAG
- a CDS encoding sugar ABC transporter permease, which yields MIKKFVYSQKVAPYVFVLPFILVFLIFWFYPLLNSFVMSFQDKMLGQDPKWIGEANYSKLLTDKVFLTAIKNSVVYMLGTLVLLIPFPMLFAVMINSKLMMGREFFKSSFFLPALTSVAVAGTIFRLTFGEMEGSLMNSFLGLFGVEPIKFLKDGEWSMAALLILACWRWTGVNMLYYLSGLKSIDNEYYEAASIDGASAWQKFRTITMPLLKPTTVYVTTISVYAGLAMFTESLMMFNGNNSPKNIGLTIVGYLYRQGIEKNKLGYAAAVGIILLIIAMVINLTQLKFSGMFKKEED from the coding sequence ATGATAAAGAAATTTGTATACTCTCAAAAAGTTGCGCCTTATGTTTTTGTTTTGCCATTTATACTCGTATTTTTGATCTTCTGGTTTTATCCGCTTCTAAATTCATTCGTCATGAGCTTTCAAGATAAGATGTTGGGACAGGATCCTAAATGGATTGGTGAAGCGAATTATTCGAAATTGCTTACAGATAAAGTGTTTTTGACGGCTATTAAAAATAGCGTTGTGTACATGTTAGGAACCTTAGTGCTGTTAATTCCCTTTCCCATGTTATTCGCCGTTATGATCAACAGTAAGTTAATGATGGGAAGAGAGTTTTTTAAATCTTCGTTCTTTCTCCCTGCATTGACATCTGTCGCAGTTGCGGGTACCATTTTCCGCCTTACATTCGGTGAAATGGAAGGTTCATTAATGAACAGTTTCCTGGGTCTATTTGGTGTAGAGCCTATTAAATTCTTGAAAGACGGAGAATGGAGCATGGCAGCACTGTTAATCCTCGCATGTTGGAGATGGACAGGTGTTAATATGCTTTACTATCTATCCGGTTTGAAAAGCATTGACAATGAATATTATGAGGCTGCTTCAATTGACGGAGCATCTGCCTGGCAGAAGTTTAGAACGATCACAATGCCATTATTGAAGCCGACCACGGTATATGTTACGACAATTAGTGTTTATGCAGGTTTAGCCATGTTTACCGAGAGCCTGATGATGTTTAACGGTAACAATTCACCCAAAAATATTGGCTTAACCATTGTCGGATATCTATATAGACAGGGGATTGAGAAAAATAAGCTGGGTTACGCAGCTGCAGTTGGTATCATTCTGTTAATCATTGCTATGGTTATCAATTTAACGCAGTTGAAATTTAGTGGAATGTTCAAAAAGGAGGAGGATTAA
- a CDS encoding SRPBCC domain-containing protein: MVNTSTTELKMTRYFHVNADKLFDAWLNSEMIKKWLFTLETTNKVTKNEPHVGGTWEIVDHRGGKDYRAIGEYLEIDPPTKLVFTFRMPQFNDLEDRITVEIKPHEKGCEMTFTQVIIVPHEEGWTSEDIKKALTEYHDGSEQGWDLMFEGLKQLVETGKLNDPS; this comes from the coding sequence ATGGTTAATACATCAACTACCGAACTAAAGATGACACGTTATTTTCATGTTAATGCAGATAAATTGTTTGATGCATGGTTGAACTCAGAAATGATTAAAAAATGGCTTTTTACTTTGGAAACAACAAATAAAGTGACAAAGAACGAACCTCACGTCGGTGGGACATGGGAAATTGTTGATCATCGCGGTGGTAAAGATTACAGAGCGATTGGTGAGTACCTAGAAATTGATCCACCAACTAAATTAGTTTTCACATTTAGGATGCCTCAGTTTAATGACTTAGAGGATAGAATTACTGTAGAGATTAAACCCCATGAAAAGGGTTGCGAGATGACCTTTACACAGGTGATTATCGTTCCTCATGAAGAAGGTTGGACTTCAGAAGATATCAAAAAAGCTCTTACAGAATACCATGATGGTTCTGAACAAGGATGGGATTTAATGTTTGAGGGGTTAAAACAATTAGTTGAAACAGGTAAATTAAATGATCCATCTTAA
- the ilvD gene encoding dihydroxy-acid dehydratase, with product MENKKDLRIRSKVISEGANRVPNRAMLRAVGFQDDDFKKPMIGIASTWSEVTPCNMHINDLATQAKMGARDHGGAPLIFNTITVSDGISMGHGGMLFSLPSREAIADSIEIVTGAERFDGIVAIGGCDKNTPACLMAIGRMNIPSVYVYGGTIQPGNLDGKKVDIVSAFEAVGQYQDGKMTDEQLHKVECSVCPGPGACGGMYTANTMAAAAEAMGMCLPGSSSTSAISADKALECEAAGKQVISLLEQEIYPRDIMTKKAFENAITVVMALGGSTNAFLHLLAIAHSVEVDLTLDDFERIRLRVPHLADLKPSGQYVMQDLNDIGGVSGVMKLLLAEGLLHGDCLTVTGKTLAENLAEAAPLQNNQEIIRPLDNPLKPDGPLVVLRGNLAPEGAVAKMSGMKIQQFSGPTKVYDSEDEATEAIMNDEIQEGDVLVIRYCGPKGGPGMPEMLSVTALIVGKGLGGKVALITDGRFSGGSHGFVVGHVSPEAQVGGPISLLQNGDIITINSDIQEIKVEVSEEELAARAQAWVQPPLKVKSGVLGKYAKLVSSASKGAVTDLME from the coding sequence ATGGAGAATAAAAAAGATCTTCGTATTCGAAGCAAGGTGATCAGTGAAGGTGCTAACCGGGTACCGAACAGAGCCATGCTGCGTGCAGTTGGTTTTCAGGATGATGATTTTAAAAAGCCAATGATTGGAATAGCGAGTACGTGGAGTGAGGTAACACCTTGTAATATGCACATCAATGATTTAGCGACGCAAGCCAAGATGGGAGCACGCGATCATGGCGGTGCTCCATTAATTTTTAATACGATTACCGTTTCTGATGGGATCTCAATGGGGCATGGAGGGATGTTGTTCTCGCTGCCAAGTAGGGAAGCTATAGCTGATTCGATTGAAATTGTGACTGGAGCGGAGCGTTTTGACGGCATTGTTGCAATCGGTGGTTGTGACAAGAATACGCCTGCATGTTTGATGGCTATTGGACGGATGAACATTCCTTCCGTTTATGTCTACGGAGGAACCATTCAACCTGGTAATCTCGACGGTAAAAAAGTGGATATCGTTTCAGCTTTTGAAGCAGTTGGTCAATATCAAGATGGAAAAATGACAGATGAACAGCTGCATAAGGTCGAATGTAGTGTTTGCCCGGGTCCAGGGGCTTGCGGGGGCATGTATACCGCTAATACGATGGCCGCAGCTGCAGAAGCAATGGGTATGTGTTTGCCTGGTTCTTCTTCGACATCAGCGATCTCAGCGGATAAAGCATTGGAATGCGAAGCAGCCGGTAAGCAGGTCATCTCACTTCTTGAACAGGAAATCTACCCAAGAGACATTATGACGAAGAAAGCATTTGAGAATGCGATCACCGTTGTTATGGCTCTAGGGGGATCAACCAACGCATTTCTCCATCTGCTAGCTATTGCGCACTCCGTAGAAGTGGATTTAACCTTGGATGATTTTGAGCGAATTCGCTTGCGTGTTCCTCATCTGGCAGATCTGAAGCCAAGTGGCCAATATGTGATGCAGGATTTGAATGATATTGGCGGTGTTTCAGGGGTAATGAAGCTATTGCTCGCTGAGGGATTACTTCATGGGGATTGCCTCACGGTAACTGGTAAAACGTTGGCGGAGAATTTAGCGGAAGCTGCTCCACTTCAGAATAATCAAGAGATTATACGACCACTCGATAATCCGCTTAAGCCAGATGGACCACTGGTTGTGCTTCGAGGAAACCTCGCTCCTGAAGGCGCTGTTGCCAAAATGTCAGGCATGAAGATACAGCAGTTTTCCGGCCCGACAAAGGTGTACGATAGCGAAGATGAAGCGACAGAAGCGATCATGAACGATGAAATTCAAGAAGGGGACGTATTGGTCATACGCTATTGTGGTCCGAAGGGTGGACCAGGTATGCCTGAGATGCTTTCCGTTACAGCACTAATTGTAGGAAAAGGTCTCGGTGGGAAAGTTGCTCTCATAACAGATGGTAGATTCTCTGGTGGTTCGCATGGATTTGTAGTCGGCCATGTATCACCTGAAGCACAAGTAGGCGGGCCGATCTCTTTGCTCCAAAATGGAGATATTATTACCATTAACAGTGACATTCAGGAAATTAAGGTTGAGGTGTCAGAAGAAGAGTTAGCCGCTCGAGCGCAAGCGTGGGTACAACCTCCACTGAAAGTAAAATCCGGTGTACTCGGCAAATATGCCAAATTAGTTTCCTCTGCTTCAAAAGGTGCAGTAACAGATTTGATGGAATAG
- a CDS encoding GntR family transcriptional regulator — protein MKKLALYKQIREDIIQKIKSGQLRPTDRIPSEQELMDEFRVSKITVRNALTLLADEGLIIRVQGKGSFVSSSLVVSSINSPPYSRSASSMPLIGFIIPTMRTRVIQKLVDYTEHFLQEAGLSMVLSITRESSSIESNVIHTLTELGVKGLIVFPTEDEKYNESLLRLSLDKFPCVFIDRYLRNIETYTITSDNYGGAYKAVSHLLSKGHQQIALISPENANTAVEDRTLGFEQAYTDQGISIDKSLWCHIPLDILRGEQALDYVCDFLQDHSGISAVFSLTEETARLTSAAISRLNDHSNIDLLSFDNPHLSGVAYVQQDEQEMARTAVKLLREQMEDVYSPKNAVIPVQLIFP, from the coding sequence TTGAAAAAGCTGGCGCTCTACAAACAAATTCGAGAAGATATTATACAGAAAATTAAATCAGGGCAGCTTCGGCCAACGGACCGCATTCCTTCTGAGCAAGAACTAATGGACGAATTCAGAGTAAGTAAAATTACCGTCAGGAACGCCCTAACCCTACTAGCTGACGAAGGATTAATTATACGCGTACAAGGCAAAGGCTCATTCGTCTCTTCTAGTCTTGTTGTTTCTAGCATCAATTCTCCACCATACTCACGCAGCGCGTCCTCCATGCCGCTCATCGGCTTCATCATTCCGACGATGAGAACCCGTGTCATTCAGAAGCTCGTTGACTACACGGAACACTTCCTGCAAGAAGCCGGTCTCAGCATGGTACTAAGCATCACGCGCGAGTCCTCCTCTATCGAATCAAACGTCATTCATACACTAACGGAGCTCGGTGTGAAGGGCCTGATCGTTTTTCCAACCGAAGATGAGAAGTACAACGAATCATTACTGCGTCTGTCGCTAGATAAATTCCCGTGCGTGTTCATCGACCGTTATCTGCGCAACATTGAGACGTACACCATTACATCCGACAATTACGGCGGTGCGTACAAGGCGGTCTCCCATTTGCTATCCAAGGGTCATCAGCAGATTGCGCTCATCTCACCTGAAAATGCCAATACAGCCGTCGAGGATCGCACGCTCGGCTTCGAGCAGGCGTACACAGATCAAGGCATCTCGATTGACAAGAGCTTGTGGTGTCACATCCCTCTCGACATTCTACGCGGAGAGCAAGCATTGGACTATGTATGCGACTTCTTGCAGGACCACAGTGGAATTTCGGCAGTCTTCTCCTTGACTGAAGAAACTGCACGTCTTACATCGGCTGCTATAAGTCGTCTGAACGATCACTCAAATATCGATTTGCTATCTTTCGATAATCCACATCTTTCAGGCGTAGCTTATGTGCAGCAGGATGAACAGGAAATGGCACGAACAGCCGTAAAGCTGTTACGTGAACAAATGGAAGATGTTTATTCTCCTAAGAACGCCGTCATTCCCGTGCAGCTCATCTTCCCATGA
- a CDS encoding GntR family transcriptional regulator has protein sequence MPIPKDFSLPVRMSAKERAFSQIQRWIIDGTLQPGEKLIDAEMAESLGVSRTPIREAFQLLEVQGLVSMHPGKETRVTNIEKNDIFKMYSTMAALQALAAEITAKIIVPEQIEKLRSINLEFASSIKNGQVYQAMEVDEQFHNYIVELSDNPYVATFNASLQIHIRRFKYVFLKQPITATLASVEEHDLIIKAFEGKNSDDAHVLMKQNFIRPMQELNEIL, from the coding sequence ATGCCAATTCCTAAAGATTTTTCCTTACCCGTCCGTATGTCCGCAAAAGAAAGAGCGTTTTCACAGATTCAACGATGGATTATTGATGGAACACTGCAACCAGGTGAAAAACTTATTGATGCGGAAATGGCTGAATCGCTTGGAGTCAGCCGGACACCGATTCGGGAGGCATTTCAGTTACTCGAAGTTCAAGGCCTCGTGTCTATGCACCCAGGAAAAGAAACAAGAGTAACAAATATTGAGAAAAACGATATTTTTAAGATGTATTCAACCATGGCTGCTCTTCAGGCCTTGGCTGCTGAAATCACCGCCAAAATTATTGTTCCAGAACAGATCGAGAAACTAAGATCTATAAATTTGGAATTTGCAAGTTCCATTAAAAATGGACAAGTCTATCAGGCTATGGAGGTGGATGAGCAATTTCATAATTATATCGTGGAGCTCTCAGATAATCCTTATGTGGCCACATTTAATGCCTCTCTCCAGATTCACATTAGGCGATTTAAATATGTGTTTTTAAAACAACCTATTACGGCTACACTAGCTTCAGTCGAAGAGCATGATTTGATTATTAAAGCTTTTGAAGGCAAAAATAGTGATGATGCTCACGTACTAATGAAACAAAATTTTATTCGACCGATGCAGGAACTGAACGAAATACTTTGA